AGCAAGTAATTCCTCTCCTCCTCGTAACAGCCATCGACAGCTGCCAAGTGCAACCACCATTAATCCCAAAACCATCAAAAATACAAACCAGGAAAGCCAAGTAATATATACTAAGCAACCGCCAACCATTGCCAAATCAATGCATAAGAAAGGAATTAGATATACAGCATTCGCAACAGCTTGTACATCTTCTGTTAAGGTTGCTAATATGCGAGGATTTCCTAGTTCTTCGATATGACTTAACTCGGAAGCCAGTATTTGCCGGCTCAAGCCTAGCCGTAATTGCAAGATAGCATTTTGAGAGAGGCGAACTAACATTACCTGAGAAATTATGCTGGTAATGAGTGCAACTATCACCAATCCCACAAAACCCCAGGCTATCGATGTCAGAGGTGATTGGCTACCAGGATTTGCCGCCGAACTAATCAGCGCAATTAGTCCAGCACTACTACCACCACTCAGGAATCCGGTGACGATCGCGATCGCCACCATTCCCCATGAAGAACGTAAAAGAAAATAAATCAGATTCATGAAAATATAATTATCAATTTCTGGAGTGCGTTCTCCTAGGGGTAAAAGAAGTTTCTAACGCGAACTTTCTATTATCTCATTCTATAAGTAGGATTTATCAAAATTTTCAGCCAACAGTAGGAGATGTGACGTGGGGTTTACTTTATTCTTGAACTATGCGATCTCAATTATTGAGTTATTGCTATTCATACTTTGCCTATCAGCGATCTTTTTTTACTGCTATGGCATATATGCAGCGATCGCTTTTTTTCATCAACCCCAGACTATAAATTCAGCGTTCCATCCACCTATCTCTATCCTCAAGCCGATTTGTGGAGTCGATCGGGATGCGGAACAAAATTTAGCTTCTTTTTGCCAACAAGATTATCCAGAGTATCAGATTGTCTTTGCCGTGCGCGATCGCCAAGACCCTGGTATAGAAGTTATCAATAAAATTATCCAGCAGTTTCCCGATCTAGATATTCAGATGGTAGTGAGCGATCGCATTATCGGGACTAACCTAAAAGTGAGTAATTTAGCGAACGCTGTCACTGCGGCCAAATACGAAATTATACTTATATCTGATAGTGATATTCGCGTGGGTGAAGACTATTTACAGCGAGTTATCCAGCTTTTTCAAGATGAGAATGTGGGTGTGGTTACTTGTTTGTATCGGTCTTTAGCTCAAGGATGGGTGACAATTTTAGAAGCAATTGGTACAGCTTGCGATTTTCATCCTGGCGTTTTAGTTAGCAATCACATGGAAGGGATAAAATTTGCCTTTGGTTCGACAATTGTGATTCGCAGACAGGCGCTAGAAGCAATTGGTGGATTTGCGGCGGTTGCTGATTATCTAGCAGATGACTTTCAACTTGGCTATTTACCAGCCCAAGCAGGTTATAAGGTAGTGCTATGCGATTACATAGTCGATCATGTCTTAGCTAGCAGCACATTAGCTGAAGCTATCCAACGCCAAATCCGTTGGGCGCGTTGTATCAGGGTTTCTCGTCCTTGGGGTTATGTAGGGCTGCTGTTTACCTACGGTACAGTTACTAGTTTACTTTTGGCGATCGCTACAGGTGGATCGATATTTGGCTGGACTGTACTCGCTATTACCTGGGTGATGCGTTTACTGATGGGTTGGCTAGTTGGGGTGAAAATGCTAAACGACCAAGTAGCAAAAAAATATTTTTGGATAATTCCTATACGCGATTTATTCCACTTTGCCATTTGGTGTAGTGGCTTTATTGGTAGCACAATTGCATGGCGAGGACAAAAATTTAAGCTGATCGAAGGTGGTAAGTTGACAGCAGATTTAGCAAAATCTTGAGCTAATTTTGTTGAATGACAATTCAGGAATCAAGGACTGTTAGGATAATAATTACCCTTCAGATTTGCTAGAGCGTCCATGCACAACACAGAAACGACGTTAAAACTTCGCCTGTGGACTGTGGAAGAATACCACCGCATGGCTGAGGCTGGAATTTTTGCTGCTGATGAACGTGTGGAACTTTTAGAAGGAAAGATTATCTGGATGAGTGCTAAAGGAACAGCCCATCGTTCAGCAGTGGGGAGGACAGACTACTTACTAAAAAATAGGTTAGGAAATCGGGCTTGGGTATCCATTCAAGACCCAGTAAAGTTAAATGAAAGGTCTGAACCAGAACCGGATATTGCTGTTGTTAAAGTAGACCCACTGGATTATGCAGACCACCATCCGACTCCTGCTGAAGTTTATCTGATTATTGAAGTAGCAGATAGCAGCCTGAAACTAGACTGTGAAACTAAAGGGAAAGCTTACTCCAAAGCAGGAATTACAGATTATTGGGTATTGGATGTGATTGGTCGGCAATTACACATCTTTCGAGAACCAACTGAGGATGGCTATCAAAGTGAAGTGATTTTAGCAGAAGATCGGACTATTTCACCTCTACAGTTCCCTGATTTGCAGATTGCAATTAGTGAGATGTTACCACCGATCGGTAAGTTGTAGATGAGTGCGATCGCTCTTAATTACCTATCTCAATATTACTCACACTGCCGAATCTTAATTGTTTTGTTCTCTTGCTAGCGTAAAGTTTATCAGCATCAACTTCACGTTAAGTTAACACAAATCATTAACCACTCTATAAATACTTAATAACTACTGAATTAAAATGCTCGATAAATTAAATTTTTTAGAAAATACTTAGTAGCATCACTGACAGTTAAATTTATGTATGCCATTTTTTAATGAAAAATGTAGTGGCAGTGACATTTGTCTAGGGGATACTACATTATCTTTTTTAAATATTCCCCGAATTTTCATGTGCAGAGGAAAAGCAAACTTAACTTGAGATCAAATAAATCTGTCATAGTATTTAATTTTGGAGGTGATTAGTTAGATTTACTGTAAAGTATTTGCAAAACTTTTGTAAGTTCATCAATCCTTAATAGTATCCTAGTATTTCTTCGCAGAAGAATACGGTAGATTAGAGGTCTGATAACTCTATAAATTAAGTATTTTCTATGTTCCGACAAACTGCTTTTGGCATAGCTTTAAGTACGCTTGTCTTTGCCAGTGGATTAACAACTGTTCCTGTTCCTGGTCACAGTTCTACAAGCAAACCTACTCATAATAAACAGTTATCGATTCCTTCAGATCGGGTTGCAGAATCAACTACTGTTTTTAATACTACGGCTCTCGAAAAATCAGTTTTTGACAAAATTAATCGATATCGTGTTTCTAAAGGTTTGTCAAAGTTGAGCATCAATGCAACTATCACTCGGCAGGCAAGAATTCATAGTCAAAATATGGCGAATGGAAAAGTTCCCTTTAGCCATCAAGGATTTAAACAGCGAGTAACTTCTCTCCCAATTATCTACAGTAGTGCTGGAGAAAATGTTGCTTTTAACCAAGGATATAACGATCCCGCATCACAAGCTGTTATTGGTTGGCTGAATAGTCCCGGACATTTAAAAAACATCAAAGGGAAGTATAACCTCACAGGAATTGGTGTTGCTACCAATAAACAGGGTGAAGTCTACCTTACGCAGATTTTCTTGCAGACCAACTAGTACCACTGCGCGGAATTCAAAATTCAAACAGGTATAAGGCCTAGGCTTACCATTGATTTTGAATGTTTGCTTGACTTGCGCCACGTTGTAATAGATTGATAGCAGTTATTCTTTGGATGTTATGTGCGGTCGAATGCCAAGATTTTGTAACTCAACAACAAATCTGCATTCGCCACAATTCAAAATGGCTAGAATTTCTGATTTTTTTGCACAATAATAATGTAGTGTCTAAAAGAACCTGCTTCTGTTGGACACTGCTTTTATTTTTGAGTGATTCATGACTTTACAAGATTTTCAGGTAAGCGATCGCGACCTTAGCGACGCTGCACTATCCCAATATCTAAAATCAGAGGCGATCGCTGTTGATACAGAAACAATGGGATTGTTACCACAGCGCGATCGGCTTTGTCTCGTCCAACTGTGCAATCAAGAAGGTCAAGTAACTGCAATTCGCATTGCCAAAGGACAAACCACAGCACCAAACTTAAAAAAACTTTTGGAAGCAGTAAATGTTTTAAAAATATTTCACTTTGCACGTTTTGATATTGCTACTTTGCGTTACAACCTAGGAATTAACGTTCAACCTATTTTTTGTACCAAAATAGCCTCTAAATTAGCTCGTACTTACACCAATCGACACGGATTGAAGGATGTCGTGCAAGAGTTGGAAAAAGTAGAACTGGATAAAAGCGCTCAAAGTTCTGATTGGGGTAACGCTGATAATTTATCAGTAGAACAACTAAGTTATGCTGCTAACGATGTTCGTTATTTACTCAGCGTACAACAAAAGCTGATTAACATGCTAAAAAGAGAAGAACGTTGGCAACTAGCTCAAGAGTGTTTTCAAGTTTTACCAATAATTGTATCTTTAGACTTATTGCAATTTAAGGATTTATTTGAACACTAGTTATTGCTACTAAAGCAGAGTCATGAGTCATTATTTCACCACTCATTATTTAATGACTCATGACTCATGACTTAAGTTAAAGTTATACGTCTTTCTTCTGGGTTTCTGCGTGTTCTTGTATCCGAGACACAACATTGTAGTCCCCAGCGCCAGGAGGAGTTAGCGCTTCCACACCTCCTTCTGTTGGGCCGCCAATTGCCTTCCAAGCTGCAAGACCACCTTTGAGTTGAGACACATGTTCAAACCCAGCAGAACGCAGGAATTGTACAGCTTGAGCAGTTTCTTCTTCGTTAGCACCGTAAATGTAAATATCACGGCTTTTATCTATGGTTGATGAGGCGCGGTTTACTAATTCATCACTAGGCATTGACATTGCGCCCAAAATCCGTCCTTCATTAAAAGTTTGGCGATCGCGCACATCTAGTATTGTGAAAGCTGGTTCGCCCCACTCTAAACGAGCTTTTAGTACGTGAACATCAGATTGAGGTTCGATGGGTGGCTGTTGAGGAATGATATTATCTACTAGATTATTAGCCATAACTATCTCTTGCTGATTACATTAACAGCAATTTATCGAAAAAAATAGTTTTATTTGCTCTTTCCCTGGTATGAGAATTTTTAAGCTCTCTCTTGAGATAGACTAGTACCGCAGACCGAATTCAAAATTAAAAATTCGTCTTGAAAA
The genomic region above belongs to Calothrix sp. NIES-2098 and contains:
- a CDS encoding allergen V5/Tpx-1 family protein; this encodes MFRQTAFGIALSTLVFASGLTTVPVPGHSSTSKPTHNKQLSIPSDRVAESTTVFNTTALEKSVFDKINRYRVSKGLSKLSINATITRQARIHSQNMANGKVPFSHQGFKQRVTSLPIIYSSAGENVAFNQGYNDPASQAVIGWLNSPGHLKNIKGKYNLTGIGVATNKQGEVYLTQIFLQTN
- a CDS encoding putative glycosyl transferase, group 2 family protein, coding for MGFTLFLNYAISIIELLLFILCLSAIFFYCYGIYAAIAFFHQPQTINSAFHPPISILKPICGVDRDAEQNLASFCQQDYPEYQIVFAVRDRQDPGIEVINKIIQQFPDLDIQMVVSDRIIGTNLKVSNLANAVTAAKYEIILISDSDIRVGEDYLQRVIQLFQDENVGVVTCLYRSLAQGWVTILEAIGTACDFHPGVLVSNHMEGIKFAFGSTIVIRRQALEAIGGFAAVADYLADDFQLGYLPAQAGYKVVLCDYIVDHVLASSTLAEAIQRQIRWARCIRVSRPWGYVGLLFTYGTVTSLLLAIATGGSIFGWTVLAITWVMRLLMGWLVGVKMLNDQVAKKYFWIIPIRDLFHFAIWCSGFIGSTIAWRGQKFKLIEGGKLTADLAKS
- a CDS encoding 3'-5' exonuclease; translation: MTLQDFQVSDRDLSDAALSQYLKSEAIAVDTETMGLLPQRDRLCLVQLCNQEGQVTAIRIAKGQTTAPNLKKLLEAVNVLKIFHFARFDIATLRYNLGINVQPIFCTKIASKLARTYTNRHGLKDVVQELEKVELDKSAQSSDWGNADNLSVEQLSYAANDVRYLLSVQQKLINMLKREERWQLAQECFQVLPIIVSLDLLQFKDLFEH